A stretch of the Cucurbita pepo subsp. pepo cultivar mu-cu-16 chromosome LG16, ASM280686v2, whole genome shotgun sequence genome encodes the following:
- the LOC111777805 gene encoding terpene synthase 10-like → MTMGLLHLPLLSSLSTLTSSRNLSFRRNFYVSFQMNKRSIVDTKVYNTSVVRRSANYQPPIWKHEFVESLTSEFTGEKSLNRRDMLKRRVKMMLNKKLLLDGDSLRQLELVDKLQRLGLSYHFQIEINQILENMNEKFENGKDLEWNNLYATALHFRILRQHGYYIPEEVFEKFHDELESCNNICDEKAKGMLSLYEASFLAMEGESFLDNARHFAIQHLSKYLKSSDNEIICSMVSHALELPLHWRMPRLEARWFIDLYRKKPEPNLKLLDFATLEFNIVQSAHQDDLKYASRWWKSTELGEKLDFARDRLMANFFWSVGMGCKPHLGYFRRMSTKIASLITIIDDVYDVYGTLDELELFTNVVERWDISAGDSLPNYMKICFIALHNTINDVTFDAVKNHGVNVIQYLRKMWVDLCKTFLIEARWQYTNYKPTFQEYLDNAWISVSGSLLLVHAYVFATNSIMKEDLEYLEDYPDLIRHSSMIFRLTNDLASSSDEAERGEVAKSLQCYMNDTGASEHEARRYIKDLINQSWKKLNKIQMLNYSPIISKDFIEISLNLARISHTVYQHRDGHTLEDQETKDRVSSLFIRPT, encoded by the exons ATGACAATGGGTCTTCTccatcttcctcttctttcctCCCTCTCTACTCTTACCTCTTCACgaaatctttcttttcgtCGTAACTTTTACGTGTCTTTCCAAATGAATAAGCGATCGATTGTCGATACAAAAGTTTATAATACTTCTGTTGTTCGGCGGTCTGCAAATTACCAACCTCCTATATGGAAGCATGAGTTTGTTGAATCGCTAACGAGTGAATTCACG gGAGAGAAGAGTTTAAATAGAAGAGATATGCTAAAAAGAAGAGTGAAAATGATgttgaacaaaaaattattattggatGGAGATAGTTTGAGACAATTGGAGCTAGTTGACAAGCTACAAAGGTTGGGATTGTCATATCATTTCCaaatagaaataaatcaaatcttagagaatatgaatgaaaaatttgAGAATGGAAAGGATTTAGAGTGGAACAACTTATATGCCACGGCTCTTCATTTTAGGATTTTAAGGCAACATGGTTATTATATTCCCGAAG AGGTCTTTGAGAAGTTTCACGATGAGTTAGAAAGTTGTAATAATATTTGTGATGAGAAAGCTAAGGGAATGTTATCCTTATACGAAGCTTCCTTTTTAGCAATGGAAGGTGAATCCTTTTTGGATAATGCAAGACATTTTGCCATTCAACATCTATCAAAATACCTTAAATCGAGcgataatgaaataatttgttCTATGGTAAGCCATGCTCTCGAACTCCCACTTCATTGGAGAATGCCAAGATTGGAGGCTAGATGGTTCATCGATTTGTATCGAAAAAAACCTGAACCAAACCTTAAGTTGTTGGATTTCGCCACGTTAGAGTTCAATATTGTCCAATCCGCACATCAAGATGACCTGAAATATGCCTCTAG GTGGTGGAAGAGCACTGAGCTCGGAGAAAAACTCGACTTTGCAAGAGATAGATTGATGGCAAATTTCTTTTGGTCTGTGGGAATGGGATGCAAACCTCATCTGGGATATTTTAGAAGAATGTCTACAAAAATTGCTTcgttaataacaataattgaCGATGTTTATGATGTGTATGGAACTTTAGATGAACTTGAACTCTTCACCAATGTTGTCGAGAG ATGGGACATTTCCGCCGGTGATTCATTGCCTAACTACatgaaaatatgttttattgcTCTCCACAACACAATCAACGATGTGACTTTCGATGCTGTTAAGAATCATGGAGTCAATGTCATtcaatatttaagaaaaatg TGGGTAGATTTATGCAAAACGTTCTTGATAGAGGCAAGATGGCAATACACCAATTATAAGCCAACATTCCAAGAGTATTTAGACAATGCATGGATTTCAGTATCCGGATCTCTTCTTCTCGTTCATGCTTATGTCTTTGCCACAAACTCAATAATGAAAGAGGATTTGGAATACTTGGAAGACTATCCTGATCTTATTCGACATTCATCCATGATCTTTCGTCTTACCAATGACTTAGCTTCATCATCg GATGAAGCAGAGAGAGGTGAAGTTGCTAAGTCTCTCCAATGTTACATGAATGACACAGGTGCCTCTGAACATGAAGCACGAAGATATATAAAGGATTTGATTAACCAGTCGTggaagaaattgaataaaattcaaatgttgaaTTATTCACCAATTATCTCTAAAGATTTCattgaaatttctttaaatctcGCTAGAATTTCGCACACAGTCTACCAACATAGAGATGGACACACTCTGGAAGATCAAGAGACCAAGGATCGTGTCTCATCTTTATTCATCAGGCCTACATAG